The following coding sequences lie in one Bartonella sp. DGB1 genomic window:
- a CDS encoding helix-turn-helix transcriptional regulator: MRNNTKVIEINSRKKPIALVPNRLTEARIIARLTQTQLAARINVSRQAISNYEKGNRVPDPETFHKILQELKNNHKIFH; this comes from the coding sequence ATGAGAAATAATACTAAAGTTATTGAAATTAACTCTAGAAAAAAACCGATAGCCTTGGTTCCTAATCGCTTAACTGAAGCTAGGATAATTGCACGTTTGACACAAACACAGTTAGCTGCTCGCATAAACGTCAGCCGACAGGCAATATCCAATTATGAAAAAGGAAATAGAGTTCCTGACCCAGAAACATTTCATAAAATATTACAAGAACTAAAAAACAACCATAAAATTTTTCACTAA
- a CDS encoding HK97-gp10 family putative phage morphogenesis protein: MITASLDKVNNFTKRLKLLRERKIEMLEATFEVMEQEANKTVRQMRERVPIDSEALKNSISWTWASGARPNNILAGSFNKNNCEYRVYISAGTRDKYLGDRDAYYFHFVEFGTINQSAQPFFFPVWNGGKKQIKAKIRKELNCKVKQLKQTGLN; this comes from the coding sequence GTGATAACAGCTAGTTTAGATAAGGTAAATAATTTTACTAAGCGACTTAAATTATTGCGCGAGCGTAAAATAGAAATGTTAGAAGCTACGTTTGAGGTTATGGAGCAAGAAGCTAATAAAACTGTACGTCAAATGCGTGAAAGAGTGCCAATAGATAGTGAAGCTTTAAAAAATTCTATTAGTTGGACTTGGGCTTCAGGGGCACGCCCTAATAATATTTTAGCTGGTTCTTTCAATAAAAATAATTGCGAATATCGAGTTTATATTAGTGCTGGTACTAGAGATAAATATTTGGGCGATAGAGATGCTTATTATTTTCATTTTGTTGAATTTGGCACGATAAATCAATCGGCGCAACCTTTCTTTTTTCCAGTTTGGAATGGAGGAAAGAAGCAAATAAAAGCGAAGATAAGAAAAGAGTTAAATTGTAAAGTTAAACAATTGAAACAAACAGGTCTGAATTAA
- a CDS encoding tyrosine-type recombinase/integrase → MKYCQLNNFVVKNAPKGRYCDGGGLWLEKSNLKAGVWFLRYSANGKRKTISLGSIRFVSLKEAREKAVILRKNIHDGILPKSKSEEKENSLEKIIYALFESKKASLKNNHKSDWLSPLKLHIFPKIGNMPIEKINQDILYDCLKPLWLSKSDTASKILSRINLAMKYAVAKGLKVDLLAVPNVKILLGKSLESNNHIPSMPWQEIPLFFECLNNELISNLALKLLILTGVRSGSIRNMRWSQIKGDIWTIPAEYLKGQLGKISDFRVPLSKQALEVLAIAKTRKVNDLVFSSSAGKPISDATMSKFMKDMGLDARPHGFRSSLRNWLAEELKAPYEIAETILSHVVGQKVQRAYLRTDFLEQRREIMQKWSDFVVDKKR, encoded by the coding sequence TTGAAATACTGTCAGTTAAATAATTTTGTTGTAAAAAATGCTCCTAAAGGTAGATATTGTGATGGGGGTGGATTATGGTTAGAAAAAAGCAATCTAAAAGCTGGTGTTTGGTTTTTGCGCTACTCAGCTAATGGTAAACGTAAAACTATCAGTTTAGGCTCTATACGATTTGTTAGCCTAAAAGAGGCAAGAGAAAAAGCAGTAATATTACGTAAAAATATTCATGATGGAATTTTACCTAAATCTAAATCAGAAGAAAAAGAAAATAGTTTAGAAAAAATTATTTATGCTTTATTCGAAAGTAAGAAAGCTAGTTTAAAAAATAATCACAAATCCGATTGGCTTAGCCCTTTAAAATTACACATATTCCCTAAAATTGGTAATATGCCAATAGAAAAAATTAATCAAGATATTTTATACGATTGTTTAAAACCTCTTTGGTTAAGTAAAAGTGACACTGCTTCTAAAATATTATCTAGAATTAACCTAGCTATGAAATATGCTGTAGCAAAAGGTCTTAAAGTAGATTTATTAGCTGTTCCCAACGTTAAGATATTATTAGGTAAAAGCCTAGAATCCAATAATCATATACCTTCTATGCCTTGGCAAGAAATACCGTTATTCTTTGAATGTTTAAATAATGAGTTAATCAGTAATTTAGCTTTAAAGTTACTTATTTTAACTGGTGTAAGGAGTGGTTCTATACGTAATATGCGTTGGTCACAAATTAAAGGAGATATCTGGACAATCCCAGCAGAATATTTAAAAGGTCAATTAGGTAAGATTAGTGATTTTCGTGTACCTTTATCAAAACAAGCTTTAGAAGTGCTAGCTATAGCAAAAACACGTAAAGTTAACGATTTAGTATTTTCTAGTTCAGCAGGTAAACCAATATCTGATGCTACCATGTCTAAATTTATGAAAGATATGGGCTTAGATGCTCGTCCTCATGGTTTTAGGTCTAGTCTTAGAAATTGGTTAGCAGAAGAACTAAAAGCCCCTTATGAAATAGCAGAAACTATTTTATCTCATGTAGTAGGTCAAAAAGTACAACGGGCTTATTTAAGAACTGATTTTTTAGAACAACGCCGAGAAATAATGCAAAAATGGTCAGATTTTGTTGTTGACAAAAAAAGGTAA
- a CDS encoding lysozyme, producing MRKISKYGLSCIKQWEGLRLEAYRDVAGVLTIGYGHTGKDVKIGQQISRNQAENLLLKDLARFEEAVSKYVKVDLTDNQFACLVSFAFNIGVTAFKGSKLLKKLNKGNYDAVPQELMRWTYSGGKISQGLVNRRSAEVGLWAKGSRVSSQCVDCDRDEQEQISKTKEGKAVAVTSIGALGATFTEIAREIQPQSENFTILRYLFAILTLLGIGLTLFAVIKRMRG from the coding sequence ATGCGAAAAATAAGTAAATATGGTCTTTCTTGTATTAAACAATGGGAAGGTCTACGTTTAGAGGCTTATCGTGATGTTGCTGGTGTGTTAACTATAGGTTACGGTCATACAGGAAAAGATGTAAAGATAGGACAACAGATTAGCCGTAATCAAGCAGAAAATCTTTTATTAAAGGATTTAGCTAGATTTGAAGAGGCTGTTTCAAAATATGTAAAAGTTGATTTAACAGATAATCAATTTGCTTGCTTAGTTTCTTTTGCTTTTAATATTGGTGTTACTGCTTTTAAAGGTTCTAAGTTATTAAAGAAGCTTAATAAGGGTAACTATGATGCTGTCCCGCAAGAGCTAATGCGTTGGACTTATAGCGGTGGTAAAATATCACAAGGATTAGTTAATCGTAGGTCAGCGGAGGTCGGTTTATGGGCTAAAGGTTCAAGAGTATCCTCTCAATGTGTAGATTGTGATAGAGACGAACAAGAGCAGATAAGCAAAACAAAAGAAGGTAAAGCCGTTGCAGTTACCTCTATAGGTGCTTTAGGTGCAACTTTTACCGAGATAGCTAGAGAAATACAGCCACAATCAGAAAATTTTACCATCTTACGTTATCTCTTTGCCATCCTAACCTTGCTTGGTATTGGATTAACTTTGTTCGCGGTAATTAAGCGGATGAGGGGGTAA
- a CDS encoding outer membrane protein yields the protein MKFKAFSYLLLCSIFSISQTSATTLSKILDNNWSGAYAGLRYSFSQNQYIKPSTNISVIIDNDSHEFPKQQFASINPYSLLAGLFVGYNKSINENLILGVELDASFKLNSANLHYAKYTSGGNQFSYIIPIELPLNSYLDGALRARLGLDLGKFLPYIAGGINIVYDLPNKDMIEYAQDSIKKAVDKDIQININGDDKLYLGWTLGVGVLPPFLR from the coding sequence ATGAAATTTAAAGCTTTTTCTTACCTTTTACTTTGTTCAATTTTCTCAATAAGCCAAACTTCTGCCACCACCTTAAGTAAAATTTTAGATAATAATTGGTCTGGTGCTTATGCTGGTTTGCGATATTCATTTAGTCAAAATCAATATATTAAGCCTTCGACAAATATTTCAGTAATTATAGATAATGATAGTCACGAATTTCCAAAGCAGCAATTTGCTTCAATTAATCCATATTCTCTTTTAGCGGGTTTATTCGTGGGTTACAATAAATCAATTAATGAAAATTTAATTTTAGGTGTAGAATTAGATGCGTCTTTTAAATTAAATTCTGCTAATCTTCATTATGCAAAATATACTAGTGGTGGTAATCAGTTCAGTTATATTATACCTATAGAATTACCCTTGAATAGCTATTTAGACGGAGCTCTGCGTGCGCGACTTGGGTTAGATTTAGGAAAATTTTTACCTTATATTGCTGGTGGAATTAATATCGTATATGATTTACCAAACAAAGATATGATAGAATATGCTCAAGATTCTATTAAAAAAGCCGTAGATAAAGATATACAAATAAACATTAACGGTGATGATAAATTGTATCTTGGTTGGACATTGGGTGTAGGCGTTTTACCACCTTTTTTAAGGTGA
- a CDS encoding phage major capsid protein — METKAIKLEVKELAETGEFSGYASVFGVVDHSNDVVVKGAFKKSLDKHKSKGTNVAMLWQHKRDSPIGVWQEVKEDDKGLFVKGKLVTGTTQGRETYELLKAGALSGLSIGYFVRDYEYIGGAKHLKEIELQEISPVTLPCNELARVEHVKSQKEIIAMETLEVKQLVEQSTKNLEEKTQKLEETFKKSLEQETKTLNSKLEKSEAENRQLKEEGQQLKKSVDELKDNFLELAQKQLNRLDLSDESTKSIGQQFIESEQFKCRPSSKESTISLEVKNVISTLSSSVGGLVKPHIESGFIALPRRELKIRDLLPIRKTSSDSIQYSVEKDFSNKASIVKQGELKPYSNFTIETKTAPVETIAHLFKVTEQALDDIPTLQGYINDRLVYGLDLFEEDQLLNGTGTNNQLTGLLKVASKFKDVTKFQTQDNLRTPLENLRLARAQVALSGFFADGIVVNPIDWENIMGLKDTTGRYLHGDPFKQREKTIWGIPVVTTEAIEQGKFLVGAFKMGAAIYDRWFTRVSLARTGDDFDRNLISLRGERRIALTVFRPSAFIHGAINEGVPEGIYTNVNIIEGSKSGKSA, encoded by the coding sequence ATGGAAACAAAGGCAATTAAATTAGAGGTTAAAGAATTAGCAGAAACAGGTGAATTTAGTGGTTATGCCTCTGTTTTTGGTGTTGTTGACCATTCTAATGATGTTGTTGTTAAGGGAGCTTTTAAGAAAAGCTTAGATAAACATAAAAGTAAAGGCACAAATGTTGCGATGCTTTGGCAACATAAACGAGATAGTCCTATAGGTGTTTGGCAAGAAGTAAAAGAGGATGATAAGGGCTTATTTGTAAAGGGTAAGCTTGTTACTGGTACCACTCAAGGTAGGGAGACTTACGAGTTATTAAAAGCTGGTGCCTTATCTGGTTTGTCGATTGGTTACTTCGTTAGAGATTATGAATATATCGGCGGAGCCAAACATTTAAAAGAAATAGAATTACAAGAAATATCGCCGGTTACATTACCTTGTAATGAGCTGGCACGAGTAGAACATGTTAAATCACAAAAGGAAATCATAGCCATGGAAACATTAGAAGTAAAACAATTGGTAGAACAATCTACTAAGAATTTAGAAGAAAAAACTCAGAAGTTAGAAGAGACTTTTAAAAAGTCTTTAGAACAAGAAACTAAGACTTTAAATAGTAAGTTAGAAAAATCTGAAGCAGAAAATAGGCAGTTAAAAGAAGAAGGTCAGCAATTAAAAAAATCCGTTGATGAACTTAAGGATAATTTTTTAGAGTTAGCTCAGAAACAATTAAATAGATTAGATTTATCGGATGAAAGTACTAAAAGTATAGGACAGCAGTTTATTGAGAGTGAGCAGTTTAAGTGTCGCCCTAGTTCAAAAGAGAGTACAATTTCTCTAGAGGTTAAAAATGTTATTAGTACGTTATCTTCTAGTGTAGGTGGGCTTGTAAAGCCACATATTGAAAGTGGTTTTATAGCTTTACCTCGTAGAGAGTTAAAGATTAGGGATTTATTACCAATTAGAAAAACTTCTAGTGACTCTATACAATATAGTGTAGAAAAGGATTTTTCTAATAAAGCTTCTATAGTTAAGCAAGGCGAATTAAAACCTTATTCTAATTTTACTATTGAAACTAAGACGGCTCCTGTAGAGACCATTGCTCATTTATTTAAAGTTACCGAGCAGGCTCTGGATGATATTCCTACCTTACAAGGATATATTAATGATAGGCTTGTTTATGGTTTAGATTTGTTTGAAGAAGACCAACTTTTAAATGGGACAGGAACTAACAATCAGTTAACAGGTCTGTTGAAGGTTGCTAGTAAATTTAAAGATGTTACTAAATTTCAAACACAAGATAATTTACGCACTCCATTAGAAAATTTAAGATTAGCTAGAGCACAAGTAGCACTTTCTGGTTTTTTTGCTGATGGTATTGTCGTTAATCCTATTGACTGGGAAAATATCATGGGTCTTAAGGATACGACAGGTCGTTATTTGCATGGTGACCCTTTTAAACAAAGAGAAAAAACTATTTGGGGTATTCCTGTAGTTACTACAGAGGCGATTGAGCAAGGTAAATTTTTAGTTGGTGCTTTTAAGATGGGCGCAGCTATTTATGACCGCTGGTTTACTAGAGTTTCTTTAGCTCGTACAGGAGACGATTTTGATAGAAACCTTATTAGCTTAAGAGGTGAGCGTCGTATCGCGTTAACTGTATTTAGACCATCTGCATTTATTCATGGTGCTATTAACGAAGGTGTTCCAGAAGGGATATATACTAATGTTAATATTATTGAAGGTAGTAAATCAGGTAAGAGTGCTTAA
- a CDS encoding Rha family transcriptional regulator gives MSSREIATLCNKRHDHVMRDITKMLEDLYSDGGLPKFGGTYLDKQGKQQKCYHLPKRECLILVSGYSTTLRAKIVDRWLELEQQHVIPIAKLAIENQEEVIYQLPADERELPIRIKDCIRKHAEQLSNVYRLEAEKYLTKLVYNKAVGYQKEVSYSKIDKGLKTVLYLDVVDTALAQNRWSHHSLFCALRSMLDKDIKAIEKIHLSADKQRGKAM, from the coding sequence ATGTCTAGTCGTGAGATTGCAACATTGTGTAATAAAAGACATGACCACGTTATGCGTGATATCACTAAAATGCTAGAAGATTTATACTCTGATGGAGGTCTCCCCAAATTTGGGGGCACCTATTTAGATAAGCAAGGTAAGCAACAAAAATGCTATCACCTACCCAAACGCGAATGTTTAATTCTAGTATCTGGTTATAGCACAACACTAAGAGCAAAGATTGTTGACCGCTGGTTAGAATTAGAACAACAGCACGTTATTCCTATAGCTAAACTAGCAATAGAAAATCAAGAAGAAGTTATATATCAATTACCAGCGGATGAAAGAGAGCTACCAATAAGAATAAAAGACTGTATCAGAAAACATGCAGAACAATTATCTAATGTTTACCGTTTGGAAGCTGAAAAATATTTAACTAAGCTTGTATATAATAAGGCTGTAGGTTATCAAAAAGAAGTAAGTTATAGTAAAATCGATAAAGGTTTAAAAACTGTTTTATATCTCGATGTTGTAGATACAGCTTTAGCACAAAACCGTTGGAGTCATCATAGTTTATTCTGTGCGTTAAGGTCTATGCTGGATAAAGATATTAAAGCTATAGAGAAAATACACCTTAGTGCAGACAAGCAACGAGGAAAAGCTATGTAG
- a CDS encoding ImmA/IrrE family metallo-endopeptidase, which translates to MASDKKSAVRRRFDATHELAHLCLHTWVTEEELDDPKRLKQIEKEADHFAGAFLLPRRSFLNEIYSTKVESFIHLKSRWKVSIQSMVQRCKQLGIFDEYQILNLQKQISYKKWRTNEPLDSGPGALAFEEPLLLNYVVKKLIKSGKFTFDELINELPLSIEILKQFFNLSESYFAESVHKKLCISKFN; encoded by the coding sequence TTGGCTTCGGATAAAAAAAGTGCCGTTCGCAGAAGATTTGACGCAACCCATGAATTAGCGCATCTTTGCTTACATACCTGGGTTACTGAAGAAGAACTAGATGACCCTAAACGACTTAAGCAAATTGAAAAAGAGGCTGATCATTTTGCTGGAGCTTTTTTATTACCTAGACGATCATTTCTAAATGAAATTTACTCAACTAAAGTAGAGTCTTTTATACACTTAAAATCTAGATGGAAAGTATCAATTCAATCTATGGTTCAGAGGTGTAAACAACTAGGTATTTTTGACGAGTATCAAATCTTAAATTTACAAAAACAAATCTCTTATAAAAAGTGGAGAACAAATGAACCTCTAGACTCAGGACCGGGAGCGTTAGCTTTTGAAGAGCCACTCTTGCTAAATTATGTTGTCAAAAAACTTATAAAAAGTGGAAAATTTACTTTTGATGAATTAATAAATGAGCTCCCATTATCAATAGAAATATTAAAACAATTTTTTAATTTATCTGAATCTTATTTTGCTGAATCAGTCCACAAGAAACTTTGCATATCTAAGTTTAACTAA
- a CDS encoding tail fiber protein — translation MTSQISSKSNNFPIFRFEIEGAKLYDPSKDSSVGGNGSQRWADPKSWGGDGDNLPAVQIYNILRGFKVGDEILFGVNDPQATELITKDWIKYIEKCRQPIVLEDGTIEPQYSSGLEINTCEPVGDAITELLLACAGSFSESFGKFKIFVGAPDEPILHITDGDLLADGKLIFSPFNDTTQNIREVVASYSEPKENWSKKELTITIDKEEGESELSYKRKGGANITYKAVHSGYQIKRLLRSFIDESKKSSAHEISLPSRYWHLEPNDVISWTSEYFNYQKKLFRIIYVLHKADLTVELRMIEVDPNHYLPHADDLKPLDYTPDIEHVITKQSISDFMVFAEVLKDTRGVDVRNGIRIKWDKDVLDVDFVEFEIRESASKKTIHSGRSDRPRQGEIFISPNALQPLTKYAVRAKYGKYKKTKEFIWSHWEEITTQQIRPISKDLLQKDIKDFITADLAKKQKEDIQEVNNLIEQGAKHFTQKLADQGAKYEQKIVVVTNATKSLSAKVDNNKAELDGTISQVQDSLINKLEQTNDGLTVLARKINSIDLSLGNVDAKGYFRAEATYIKDKAEVRVGLGATLNSDKCNKDINLHHSIELVVSEQRGNYAILNSDKVVFANGVGTAYFNLSPKTDNKANAFELKTIVGKTENNLTFTETKELTFNDEVVSTPIGMISAFVHTNDISGWMYCNGRSLPKKDYPELYKLIGDDWWDNKQSELNRLNENICQEFLTNPANEELDEEIKKYLSLLLANIELFKQKDERNSDSTINNNVSSMSGLSQKLINNNKDKNVVETDLLEVFTRLVSNYIYIGKRNIER, via the coding sequence ATGACTTCGCAAATATCATCAAAGAGCAATAATTTTCCTATCTTCAGATTTGAAATTGAAGGCGCTAAACTTTATGACCCTTCTAAAGATAGTAGTGTCGGCGGTAATGGTTCGCAACGTTGGGCTGACCCTAAGAGTTGGGGTGGTGATGGTGATAATTTACCAGCAGTGCAAATATATAATATTTTACGAGGGTTTAAGGTTGGCGATGAGATATTATTTGGTGTGAATGACCCACAAGCAACAGAGTTAATTACGAAAGATTGGATTAAATATATAGAAAAATGTCGACAGCCAATTGTATTAGAAGATGGTACTATAGAACCACAATATAGTTCTGGTTTAGAAATTAACACTTGTGAACCAGTAGGAGATGCAATAACAGAATTATTACTTGCTTGTGCTGGTAGCTTTTCAGAAAGTTTCGGTAAATTTAAAATATTTGTTGGTGCTCCAGATGAGCCTATTTTACATATTACAGATGGTGACTTATTAGCTGATGGTAAATTAATATTTAGTCCTTTTAATGATACTACGCAAAATATACGAGAAGTTGTCGCTAGTTATTCAGAGCCTAAAGAAAATTGGTCTAAGAAAGAATTAACTATCACAATAGATAAAGAAGAGGGTGAAAGCGAACTATCTTATAAACGTAAAGGTGGTGCTAATATCACTTATAAAGCTGTTCATAGTGGTTACCAAATTAAAAGATTGTTACGTTCTTTTATCGATGAAAGTAAAAAATCCTCAGCTCATGAAATTTCGTTACCAAGTAGATATTGGCATTTAGAGCCTAATGATGTGATAAGCTGGACTTCTGAATATTTTAACTATCAAAAGAAATTATTTCGTATTATTTATGTTTTACATAAAGCTGATTTAACGGTTGAACTTCGTATGATTGAGGTTGACCCTAATCATTATCTTCCGCATGCAGATGATTTAAAGCCGTTAGATTATACACCAGATATTGAACATGTAATAACAAAACAATCTATCAGTGATTTTATGGTATTTGCGGAGGTTTTAAAAGATACCCGAGGTGTTGATGTTCGCAATGGTATTCGTATTAAATGGGATAAGGATGTTTTAGATGTTGATTTTGTTGAATTTGAAATAAGAGAATCTGCCAGTAAAAAAACTATTCATTCTGGTAGGTCAGACAGACCACGTCAGGGAGAAATATTTATTAGTCCTAACGCTTTACAGCCTTTAACTAAATATGCGGTTAGAGCTAAATATGGTAAATATAAAAAAACTAAAGAATTTATTTGGTCACATTGGGAAGAAATTACTACCCAACAAATTAGACCAATATCAAAAGATTTATTACAAAAAGATATTAAAGATTTTATTACGGCCGACCTTGCTAAAAAGCAAAAAGAAGATATACAAGAAGTTAATAATTTAATTGAACAAGGTGCAAAGCATTTTACCCAAAAGTTAGCAGACCAAGGTGCAAAATATGAGCAAAAGATAGTAGTAGTTACTAATGCTACTAAATCTTTAAGTGCTAAGGTTGATAATAATAAAGCTGAGTTAGATGGCACAATCAGCCAAGTGCAAGATAGTTTAATTAATAAGTTAGAACAGACTAACGATGGTTTAACTGTCTTAGCTAGAAAGATTAATTCTATTGATTTAAGTCTTGGTAATGTTGATGCTAAAGGTTACTTTCGTGCTGAAGCAACTTACATTAAAGATAAAGCAGAAGTGCGTGTTGGTTTAGGTGCTACCTTAAATAGTGATAAATGTAATAAAGATATCAATTTACACCATTCAATAGAGTTAGTTGTCTCTGAACAACGTGGTAATTATGCTATTTTAAATAGTGATAAAGTAGTATTTGCAAATGGTGTTGGGACAGCTTACTTTAATTTATCTCCTAAAACAGATAATAAAGCAAATGCTTTTGAATTAAAGACTATTGTAGGCAAGACAGAAAATAATTTAACTTTTACTGAAACTAAAGAATTAACTTTTAATGATGAAGTTGTATCCACTCCTATAGGTATGATCAGTGCCTTTGTTCATACAAACGACATTAGCGGTTGGATGTATTGTAACGGTAGATCATTACCGAAAAAAGATTATCCAGAATTATATAAACTTATAGGTGATGATTGGTGGGATAATAAACAATCTGAGTTAAATAGGTTAAATGAAAATATATGCCAAGAGTTTTTAACCAATCCAGCTAATGAGGAGTTAGATGAAGAGATAAAAAAATATTTATCGTTATTATTAGCAAACATAGAGTTATTTAAACAAAAAGATGAAAGAAATAGTGATAGTACAATAAATAATAATGTCAGCTCAATGAGTGGCTTATCACAAAAATTAATAAATAATAATAAAGATAAAAATGTTGTTGAGACAGATTTGCTAGAAGTATTTACTAGATTAGTATCTAATTATATATATATTGGGAAGAGGAATATAGAAAGGTAA
- a CDS encoding gene transfer agent family protein, producing the protein MQLILDKEKYPLKLKIGQLLQLEKMLSDNLGNISQRLALGNWSVADVQAIIYLALCGGGLNEVKAQEISDSFFDKEPILTAVNACGSIIATALTGAVADEVKEDTSKKKAER; encoded by the coding sequence ATGCAATTAATTTTAGATAAAGAAAAATATCCGCTTAAGTTAAAGATAGGACAATTGTTACAGTTAGAGAAAATGTTATCTGATAATTTAGGCAATATTTCTCAGCGTTTAGCTTTGGGTAACTGGAGTGTTGCAGATGTGCAAGCGATAATTTACTTAGCCCTTTGTGGCGGTGGTTTAAATGAGGTTAAAGCACAAGAAATATCAGATAGTTTTTTTGATAAAGAACCAATTTTAACCGCGGTTAATGCTTGTGGTAGCATTATAGCCACAGCTTTAACTGGGGCTGTAGCAGATGAAGTTAAAGAAGATACCAGCAAAAAAAAAGCCGAGCGTTAA
- a CDS encoding tape measure protein — MSDAVIVKLGVNDKEFQRGMARVEGISNKSFNNIDRQAKAFSKKMQATSQGLVNAMKAPLLAIGAGFGGKEILKLAEEWEILAGRIKLVTGDLGTANGILSQLGETALKTRFSFKQTAEDFIQLADVMNELGKSNQEQVKFLEASNMALLLSGTSGQAAIPVMQALKGAIIKGNLSMGQFRTLANQASSRYRCLG; from the coding sequence ATGAGTGATGCAGTAATAGTAAAGCTTGGTGTTAATGATAAAGAATTCCAGCGTGGTATGGCTAGGGTTGAAGGTATCAGTAATAAAAGCTTTAATAATATTGACCGTCAAGCTAAGGCATTTTCTAAAAAGATGCAAGCGACTAGTCAAGGTTTAGTTAATGCGATGAAAGCTCCCTTGTTAGCAATAGGTGCCGGTTTTGGTGGTAAAGAAATTTTAAAATTGGCTGAAGAATGGGAGATTTTAGCTGGTCGTATTAAATTGGTAACGGGTGACTTGGGTACAGCCAATGGTATTTTATCGCAATTAGGAGAAACAGCTTTAAAAACGCGTTTTTCTTTTAAACAAACAGCAGAGGATTTTATTCAATTAGCCGATGTCATGAATGAATTAGGCAAATCTAATCAAGAACAAGTTAAATTTTTAGAAGCTTCTAACATGGCATTATTGCTTTCTGGTACTAGTGGTCAAGCTGCAATACCAGTTATGCAGGCTCTAAAAGGGGCTATTATTAAAGGTAACTTAAGTATGGGTCAATTTAGAACCTTAGCTAATCAGGCAAGTAGTAGGTACCGGTGCTTGGGCTAA
- a CDS encoding DUF3168 domain-containing protein, giving the protein MSVALDVQNALTAKIKSLKGWEDINISDFPVNNPKLPYVTFGSFWTDKTNEFDRIIFDMRVQIDIWSKASDESKNIKLLTSDLEHYLLGKLAIADVLIAEVLEIKSMSLLDRDGETSHGILTLTIEVIKWQKK; this is encoded by the coding sequence ATGTCAGTAGCTTTAGATGTACAAAATGCTTTAACAGCAAAGATAAAAAGCTTAAAGGGCTGGGAAGATATAAATATATCAGATTTTCCAGTTAATAATCCAAAGTTACCTTATGTAACCTTTGGTAGTTTTTGGACTGATAAAACTAACGAATTTGACAGAATTATTTTTGATATGCGTGTTCAAATTGATATTTGGAGTAAGGCTTCTGATGAGAGTAAAAATATCAAGCTACTTACCTCAGATTTAGAGCATTATTTATTAGGTAAATTAGCAATAGCCGATGTTCTAATAGCAGAAGTATTAGAGATTAAATCCATGTCGTTATTGGATAGAGATGGCGAAACTAGCCATGGGATTTTAACATTAACCATAGAGGTAATAAAATGGCAGAAAAAGTAA
- a CDS encoding phage tail tube protein, producing MAEKVTTEDNTRIRGEKIIVYLGEIIQMDGEKKVRFKSFCVGNSRALQINKSFAEEEQITCNDNGNLPWTSVMPTTLAWSMNSEFAIDKDFLLTWQEAFLSSTPKIIKMVVQFPKQAIIYKGWAHIENFEIGAERTSWVKATINFKGTGKLTIETLDKLDPKPNEDLQDVNIFPEVSADAVADDEKPKAVLLSKVDKKQEIK from the coding sequence ATGGCAGAAAAAGTAACAACAGAAGATAACACCCGCATTAGAGGTGAGAAAATCATCGTTTATTTAGGTGAAATAATCCAGATGGACGGTGAGAAGAAAGTAAGATTTAAAAGTTTTTGTGTTGGTAATTCTAGAGCTTTACAAATTAATAAAAGTTTTGCTGAAGAAGAGCAAATTACTTGTAATGATAATGGTAATTTACCATGGACTTCGGTAATGCCAACAACTTTAGCTTGGTCGATGAATAGTGAATTTGCAATTGATAAGGATTTTTTACTTACATGGCAAGAGGCATTTTTATCCTCCACGCCTAAGATAATAAAGATGGTAGTACAATTTCCAAAGCAAGCTATAATTTATAAAGGTTGGGCACATATAGAAAATTTTGAGATTGGTGCTGAAAGAACTAGCTGGGTTAAGGCTACTATTAATTTTAAAGGTACAGGGAAATTAACTATAGAAACTTTAGATAAATTAGACCCTAAGCCAAATGAAGATTTACAAGATGTGAATATATTCCCAGAGGTAAGTGCAGATGCTGTAGCTGATGATGAAAAGCCAAAAGCAGTATTATTATCTAAGGTTGATAAAAAGCAGGAGATAAAATAA